The following is a genomic window from Armatimonadota bacterium.
CTGGAGCAGCGGCCCCACCGCCTCCTCCGGCTCGAACGGCCGCAGGCGGTCCACGTCGGCAGGCGTGCGCAGCGGCGGGGCGACGACCGGCCCCACACCGTCCCGCAGCTCCACCTCTACGCCCATGCCGGCGAGCGGCAGCATGATGTCCGCGAAGAGGATGGCGGCGTCCACGCCCAGCCGCCGCACCGGCTGCAGCGTCACCTCGGCACACAGCTCCGGCTGGCGCATGATCTCCAGCAGGCCGTAGCGCTGGCGCACGGCCCGGTACTCGGGCAGCGCCCGTCCGGCCTGCCGCATGAACCAGACCGGCGTGCGGTCCACCGGCTCGCGGCGGCAGGCGCGCAGGAAGCGGTCGGTCACGCTGCCACCTCCGCCGCGGCCGCCCGCGCGGCGGCCACGGTCTCGTCCACGACGTCGGGGGTGTGGGCTGTGGTGAGGAACCACGCCTCGAACGGCGAAGGGGGCAGCAGCACCCCGCGCCGCAGCATGGCGTGGAAGAAGCGGGTGAAGCGTGCCCCATCGCCCTCCTGGGCCTGGGCGTAGTCCTCGGGAGACACGGGGCGGAAGAAGACGGTGAGCATCCCGCAGGTGGCGGCCACGGAGGCCTCGCCCGCCAGCGCGTCGCGCAGCCCCTCCGCCAGGCGCGCGGTGGCCGCCTCTAGGTCGGCGTACACCTGGGGATCCTGCAGGCGCCGCAGGACAGCTGCACCGGCCGCCATGGCCACCGGGTTCCCCGCGAGCGTCCCCGCCTGGTAGACGGGTCCTTCCGGGGCTACCTGCGCCATCAGGTCGGCGCGCCCCCCGTAGACCCCCACCGGCAGGCCGCCGCCGACCACCTTCCCCAGGCAGGTCAGGTCGGGGCGCACGCCATAGCGCTCCTGCGCGCCGCCCGGGGCCACGCGAAACCCGGTAATAACCTCGTCGAAGACCAGCAGCGCGCCATACCTGGCCGTCAGGTCGCGCAGCGCCTGGAGGAAGCCGGGCCGCGGCAGGACCAGGCCCATGTTCGCGGCCACCGGCTCCACGATGACGGCGGCGATCTCCTCCGGGAACTCCCGGAAGAGGGCTGCCACCCCGTCGGGGTCGTTGTACGGCGCGACCAGCGTGTGGCGCGTGGCCTCGGCCGGCACGCCGGCACTGCCGGGCAGCCCCAGGGTGGCCACGCCGGACCCCGCCTGGACCAGGAGCATGTCGGCGTGGCCGTGGTAGCACCCGGCGAACTTCACCACCTTCGGCCGGCCGGTGGCGGCGCGGGCCACGCGCAGCGCGCTCATCACGGCCTCGGTGCCGCTGTTCACGAAGCGCATCCGTTCCATCGAGGGGACGAAGCGCTGCACCAGCTCGGCGAGCTCCACCTCCCCCGGGGTGGGCGCGCCGAAGCTGGTGCCCGCGGCGGCGGCGCGCTGCACCACCTCGACGACCTGCGGGTCGGCGTGCCCCAGGATGACGGCGCCCCACGAGGCGACGTAGTCCACCAGCCGCTCCCCGTCCGCATCCCAGACGTGGGCGCCCCGGCCGCGCACGATGACGCGCGGCGTGCCACCCACCGCCCGGAAGGCGCGCACGGGGCTGTTCACGCCGCCGGGGAAGAGGCGCCCGGCCCGACCCAGGAGATCCGCCTGCACCGGCACCGTCACGGCTGGTAGGGGCAGAGGGGGTCGCTGGCCAGCTCGTCCCCGGTGCGGGCATAGGCGCGGGCCCGCGACCCGCCGCAGACCCGCGCCCGGGCGAAGATGGAGTGCGGCGGCTCGCCGCAGGGCAGGGGCCGGGGGGACGTGTCGGCGCGGCCCACGGGTTACCCGAGCAACCGCAGGGCGTCCTCCAGCGGGCGGTGGACACCGGTGAGGATGGGGGTGTCGCGCACCGTGGCGCGGCGGCTCTCCGTCTCGCGCAGCGCCATGACCAGCTCCTGGAAGGCCGCCAGGTCGTCGGTCTCGTAGGCGACGATGAACTCCTGGTCGTCCACCCCGAAGGAGTAGGCCAGGAGCTGGCGCACCATGGGGTACGCGTGGCCCACCCGGATGTGCTCGGCCATGATCCGCTGCCGCGTCTCCCTGGGGGTGAGGTACCACTCGGCGGACTTCACGAAGGGGTAGACGACCAGGTAGCGGCTGCGCCGCCCGTCGACGAGCGCCTGCTCCTGGACGGTGGGGTGCTTCACGTACACGGACGGGCGCAGCAGCCCGATCAGGCTGTGGGCCACCCGGCACCACCGGCCCAGGCCCGAGCGCAGGAGCAGCGCCGCCGTCTCCTCCAGGTCCTCCAGGGAGGCGGCCAGGCGCCAGAAGAGGAGGTCGCAGTCGGCGCGCAACCCTACCATGGAGTAGGTGTGGGTGAGGACGCGCCCGGCCGCGGCGGCCGCCGCTTCCCGGAAGCGCGCCAGGTCCTCGTCCCGCTGCGCCTCGGGCAGGCGCCGCCACGCCGGGTCGACGCGTAGGGCCAGCACCTGGACGACGCGCCGGGCGGGCCCGGGCTCCGTCGCGTCCGTGCGGTCGGCCGCCGTGGCGGTGTCGGGGGCCTCCCCGCGTCCGCTCATGCCAGCCACCGCGCCACGTCCTT
Proteins encoded in this region:
- the hemL gene encoding glutamate-1-semialdehyde 2,1-aminomutase, with product MPVQADLLGRAGRLFPGGVNSPVRAFRAVGGTPRVIVRGRGAHVWDADGERLVDYVASWGAVILGHADPQVVEVVQRAAAAGTSFGAPTPGEVELAELVQRFVPSMERMRFVNSGTEAVMSALRVARAATGRPKVVKFAGCYHGHADMLLVQAGSGVATLGLPGSAGVPAEATRHTLVAPYNDPDGVAALFREFPEEIAAVIVEPVAANMGLVLPRPGFLQALRDLTARYGALLVFDEVITGFRVAPGGAQERYGVRPDLTCLGKVVGGGLPVGVYGGRADLMAQVAPEGPVYQAGTLAGNPVAMAAGAAVLRRLQDPQVYADLEAATARLAEGLRDALAGEASVAATCGMLTVFFRPVSPEDYAQAQEGDGARFTRFFHAMLRRGVLLPPSPFEAWFLTTAHTPDVVDETVAAARAAAAEVAA
- a CDS encoding chlorite dismutase family protein, whose product is MSGRGEAPDTATAADRTDATEPGPARRVVQVLALRVDPAWRRLPEAQRDEDLARFREAAAAAAGRVLTHTYSMVGLRADCDLLFWRLAASLEDLEETAALLLRSGLGRWCRVAHSLIGLLRPSVYVKHPTVQEQALVDGRRSRYLVVYPFVKSAEWYLTPRETRQRIMAEHIRVGHAYPMVRQLLAYSFGVDDQEFIVAYETDDLAAFQELVMALRETESRRATVRDTPILTGVHRPLEDALRLLG